From Deinococcus sp. Marseille-Q6407, one genomic window encodes:
- a CDS encoding nucleotide exchange factor GrpE, translating into MFSNFLNPFGKKKEPEMSDDTKNPQGQQDPAEMQGEPSNIQFGGPDQSGAPARSSDLPDDFPEDFEMPEGFPDMDENMMAQVQEMMGQLQRGQRAEELEQENADLKNRLGRLAADFEGYRSRTAQEAAEAQNKGVSKAAEALMPVYDDISRALSMGAEDPSKLVPGMQAVLNKVLSVFAGLGLEPTGQEGEHFDPTYHEAIQVVAGEDGKIIQTYELGFRMGERCVRPARVVVGQQG; encoded by the coding sequence ATGTTTTCCAATTTTCTCAATCCCTTCGGCAAGAAAAAGGAGCCCGAGATGAGCGACGACACCAAGAACCCGCAAGGCCAGCAAGACCCCGCCGAGATGCAGGGCGAACCCAGCAATATCCAGTTCGGCGGCCCAGACCAGAGCGGCGCACCGGCCCGCAGCAGCGACCTGCCCGACGACTTCCCCGAGGACTTCGAAATGCCCGAGGGCTTTCCTGATATGGACGAGAACATGATGGCCCAGGTGCAGGAAATGATGGGCCAGCTGCAAAGAGGCCAGCGCGCCGAGGAACTGGAGCAGGAAAATGCCGACCTGAAAAACCGGCTGGGCCGCCTGGCCGCCGATTTTGAAGGCTACCGCTCCCGCACGGCCCAGGAAGCCGCCGAAGCCCAGAACAAGGGCGTGAGTAAGGCCGCCGAAGCGCTGATGCCGGTGTACGACGATATCTCCCGCGCCCTGAGCATGGGCGCCGAAGATCCCAGCAAACTGGTTCCTGGCATGCAGGCGGTGCTGAACAAGGTGCTGAGCGTGTTCGCCGGCCTAGGCCTGGAGCCCACCGGCCAGGAAGGCGAGCACTTCGACCCCACCTACCACGAAGCCATTCAGGTGGTGGCCGGCGAAGACGGCAAGATCATCCAGACCTACGAACTGGGCTTCCGCATGGGCGAGCGCTGCGTGCGCCCCGCCCGCGTGGTGGTCGGTCAGCAAGGCTGA
- a CDS encoding VF530 family DNA-binding protein, with product MSPDPLHGVTLKQIVSYLQAEYGWAGLAERVPVKCFQNNPSLGSSLKFLRRESWAREQVESEYVRLIQREDSNPLIAALKRGEELTALPAEVSQTKVHQALGWALRHPESAPPAAQRQLLEMVQDVNFWPDTEALPLLNLAVEQTADPALVRALLDRGADPNDARFWPPLLHTTDVEGQAYAAHTRAPNTAVLDLLLAHGADPELRDSRGLTALQIAEAYGLRAFINKLTPSLSI from the coding sequence ATGAGCCCCGACCCACTGCACGGCGTCACCCTCAAGCAGATCGTCTCGTATCTGCAGGCCGAATATGGCTGGGCTGGCTTGGCCGAGCGTGTGCCGGTGAAGTGCTTTCAGAACAACCCCAGCCTAGGCAGCAGCCTGAAATTCCTACGCCGCGAGAGCTGGGCACGCGAGCAGGTCGAAAGCGAATATGTCCGGCTGATCCAACGCGAGGACAGCAATCCACTGATTGCGGCTCTCAAACGTGGGGAGGAGCTTACGGCCCTCCCGGCAGAGGTGAGCCAGACCAAAGTGCATCAGGCTCTCGGTTGGGCGCTGCGTCATCCGGAAAGTGCGCCGCCTGCTGCCCAGCGCCAGCTGCTAGAGATGGTGCAGGACGTGAACTTCTGGCCCGATACCGAGGCGCTGCCGCTGCTGAATCTGGCGGTTGAGCAGACAGCCGACCCGGCGCTGGTCCGCGCCCTGCTGGACCGGGGTGCCGACCCGAACGACGCCCGTTTCTGGCCCCCGCTGCTACACACCACCGATGTGGAAGGGCAGGCTTACGCAGCCCACACCCGCGCTCCGAACACGGCGGTACTGGACCTGCTGCTGGCGCACGGTGCCGACCCGGAACTGCGCGACTCACGGGGCCTGACAGCGCTGCAGATTGCCGAAGCTTATGGCCTGCGGGCTTTTATTAATAAGCTGACCCCTTCCCTTTCCATTTAA
- a CDS encoding DnaJ C-terminal domain-containing protein, whose amino-acid sequence MAYKDYYDTLGVARSASDADIKSAYRKLAKKYHPDKNPGDDAAADRFKEIGEAYAVLSDPQKRQAYDQFGHTGQVPPGGYPGGGFQGGDFSGFDPSQFSDFFQDMFGGRMGGRGTGRGGFTAPDGSPISIEDLFGGLGGAGMGGAGAAGGGGRRFVQNVEGELQVSLREAFEGSDEIINVDGKRLSLRVPAGTRDGARLRLAGQGPGGGDVLLTIRVLEDARFELDGDDLTTSVDVPAPVAALGGQVTVQTMTGSGNLNVPAGSSGGRRMRLKGQGWPRKNGGKGDLYVRLNVTVPKELSAEQRELYEKLRDLG is encoded by the coding sequence GTGGCCTACAAGGATTACTACGACACCCTGGGCGTGGCCCGTTCGGCTTCGGACGCCGACATCAAGAGCGCCTACCGCAAACTGGCCAAGAAATATCACCCCGACAAGAACCCCGGCGACGACGCTGCCGCCGACAGGTTCAAGGAAATCGGCGAAGCCTACGCTGTCCTGAGCGACCCCCAGAAGCGCCAGGCGTATGACCAGTTTGGCCATACCGGCCAGGTGCCCCCCGGCGGCTACCCGGGCGGCGGGTTCCAGGGCGGTGACTTCAGCGGGTTCGACCCCAGTCAGTTCTCGGACTTTTTCCAGGACATGTTCGGTGGCCGGATGGGCGGCCGCGGGACCGGACGCGGCGGCTTTACTGCGCCCGACGGCAGCCCCATCAGCATTGAGGACCTGTTCGGTGGCCTGGGCGGAGCCGGCATGGGCGGCGCAGGCGCAGCAGGCGGAGGCGGTCGGCGCTTCGTGCAGAATGTGGAAGGCGAGCTACAGGTTTCGCTGCGCGAGGCGTTTGAAGGTTCCGACGAGATCATCAATGTGGACGGTAAGCGCCTGAGCCTGCGCGTTCCGGCCGGCACCCGCGACGGCGCCCGGCTGCGGCTGGCTGGACAGGGCCCCGGCGGCGGCGACGTGCTGCTCACCATCCGGGTACTGGAAGACGCCCGCTTTGAACTGGACGGCGACGACCTGACCACCAGCGTGGACGTGCCGGCGCCGGTAGCGGCCCTAGGCGGACAGGTGACGGTGCAGACCATGACTGGCAGCGGCAACCTCAATGTGCCGGCCGGCAGCAGCGGCGGCCGCCGGATGCGCCTCAAGGGCCAGGGCTGGCCCAGGAAGAACGGCGGCAAGGGTGACCTCTACGTGCGGCTGAACGTGACGGTGCCCAAAGAACTCAGCGCCGAGCAGCGCGAGCTGTACGAGAAACTGCGCGACCTGGGCTGA
- the galE gene encoding UDP-glucose 4-epimerase GalE, protein MTILVTGGAGYIGSHTVRALLRAGYEVAVFDNLSSGHAAALPNGVRLFQADLLDPDRIMQALAETQAEAIIHFAACIEVGESMREPLGYYRNNVMGSLNLLQAIQNTGRRIPLVFSSTAAVYGTTDAVPIPEDAPLHPESVYGETKLMTERMIHAAHAAHGQPYTVLRYFNVCGAAPEGDIGEAHPSQTHLIELACMTALGKRPKMMVFGEDYPTPDGTCLRDYIHVQDLADAHVLALRALLEGRHDAATYNVGLGQGFSVREVLDTVDRVVGFALPREMAERRPGDPPRLVADGSRIREELGFAPNFPELRQMVETAWAWHRSHPNGFEV, encoded by the coding sequence ATGACGATTCTGGTCACAGGTGGCGCGGGGTATATCGGCTCGCATACGGTGCGGGCACTGCTCAGAGCGGGCTACGAGGTCGCGGTGTTCGACAATCTCAGCAGTGGGCACGCGGCTGCGCTGCCCAATGGAGTGCGGCTCTTTCAGGCGGATTTACTGGACCCGGACCGCATCATGCAGGCCCTGGCCGAGACGCAGGCCGAAGCGATTATTCACTTCGCTGCCTGCATTGAAGTGGGCGAAAGCATGCGCGAGCCACTGGGCTATTACCGCAACAACGTGATGGGTAGCCTCAATCTGCTGCAGGCCATACAGAACACCGGCCGGCGGATTCCACTGGTGTTTTCCAGCACGGCGGCCGTGTACGGCACCACCGACGCCGTGCCAATTCCCGAGGACGCTCCGCTGCATCCCGAAAGCGTGTACGGCGAAACCAAGCTGATGACTGAACGGATGATTCACGCCGCACACGCGGCCCACGGCCAGCCTTACACCGTGCTGCGTTATTTCAACGTGTGTGGCGCGGCACCCGAAGGTGATATTGGTGAGGCGCACCCCAGCCAGACCCACCTGATCGAACTGGCCTGCATGACCGCCCTGGGCAAGCGGCCCAAGATGATGGTGTTCGGAGAAGATTACCCCACCCCCGATGGCACCTGCCTGCGCGACTATATCCACGTGCAGGACCTAGCCGACGCGCATGTGCTGGCCCTGCGGGCGCTGCTGGAGGGCCGCCATGACGCTGCTACCTACAACGTGGGCCTGGGCCAGGGCTTCAGCGTGCGTGAGGTGTTGGATACGGTAGACAGAGTGGTGGGCTTTGCGCTGCCCCGTGAAATGGCCGAGCGCCGCCCCGGTGACCCGCCCCGCCTGGTGGCCGACGGTTCCCGCATCCGCGAGGAACTGGGCTTTGCCCCTAACTTCCCCGAACTGCGCCAGATGGTGGAAACGGCCTGGGCCTGGCACCGCTCGCATCCCAACGGCTTCGAGGTCTAA
- a CDS encoding MFS transporter: protein MSVSAAPTASAPQRARSAQWAVSALFFGFGLLFATLGLNIPGLREALGLSDTQVGFALLGVSVGSLISMPLTGRWVERWGSHRLTRAGALLTFSALLLPFFSTSLPTLILAFGVLGLFNGVLDVSLSAQGVTVEQAAGRPLMSRLHAFYSLGGLGGALLGGLLVGRVLPLQHITTVTVLILLLAAWGLPRLLPDAKPTPQTAGEAAAQQPTRAGLSQQPTRAGLSSRALMLGGLCFLGMLTEGANYDWAAIYYRDVLGVQAGKVAWGYGAFVGAMALGRWFGDRFRAWIGDLAAVRGGSLLAAAGLALALLWPHPVTSTLGFALSGLGLSNVVPVMYSVAGHALAGRGIATVATIGHAGFLLGPPAIGFLSDQVGLQLALAVAAAGAALVGLLAGQVFRQLRSS, encoded by the coding sequence ATGTCTGTTTCCGCTGCTCCAACTGCTTCCGCTCCCCAGCGCGCCCGCTCTGCCCAGTGGGCTGTCAGCGCTCTATTTTTCGGATTCGGTCTGCTGTTCGCCACCCTGGGCCTGAACATACCTGGACTGCGGGAGGCCCTGGGGCTGTCCGACACCCAGGTGGGCTTCGCGCTGTTGGGCGTCAGCGTGGGCAGCCTGATCAGCATGCCGCTGACCGGGCGCTGGGTTGAGCGCTGGGGAAGCCACCGGCTGACCCGTGCCGGCGCCCTACTGACCTTCAGTGCGCTGCTGCTGCCCTTTTTCAGCACTTCACTGCCCACGCTGATCCTGGCTTTTGGAGTGCTGGGCCTGTTCAATGGCGTACTGGACGTTTCTCTCAGCGCCCAGGGCGTCACGGTCGAGCAGGCTGCCGGCCGACCTCTGATGAGCCGCCTGCACGCTTTCTACAGTCTGGGCGGTCTGGGCGGCGCCCTGCTGGGTGGCTTGCTGGTGGGGCGTGTCCTGCCGCTTCAGCACATCACCACTGTTACGGTCCTGATCCTGTTGCTGGCCGCCTGGGGTCTGCCGCGCCTCCTGCCCGATGCCAAGCCGACACCTCAGACCGCTGGCGAAGCCGCCGCGCAGCAGCCCACCCGCGCAGGGCTCAGCCAGCAGCCCACCCGCGCAGGGCTCAGCTCCCGCGCCCTGATGCTGGGCGGGCTGTGCTTTCTGGGCATGCTCACCGAAGGTGCCAACTATGACTGGGCCGCCATCTATTACCGCGACGTTCTGGGCGTGCAGGCCGGCAAAGTTGCCTGGGGATACGGCGCTTTTGTGGGCGCTATGGCATTGGGCCGCTGGTTTGGGGATCGCTTCCGGGCGTGGATAGGCGACCTGGCCGCAGTGCGCGGCGGCTCGCTGCTGGCTGCGGCTGGGCTGGCACTGGCGTTGCTGTGGCCGCACCCGGTCACCTCTACCCTGGGCTTTGCGCTTTCGGGCCTGGGGCTCAGTAACGTGGTTCCGGTGATGTACTCGGTGGCCGGGCACGCGCTGGCCGGACGCGGCATCGCCACAGTCGCCACCATCGGTCACGCCGGGTTCCTGCTGGGTCCCCCGGCCATCGGCTTTCTGTCTGATCAGGTCGGGCTGCAGCTGGCCCTGGCTGTTGCAGCCGCAGGCGCGGCGCTGGTTGGGCTGCTGGCTGGCCAAGTATTCAGGCAGCTCAGGAGCAGCTAA
- a CDS encoding PPK2 family polyphosphate kinase codes for MKPTTLQQLLVPFGRKIKLSSYSTDDFQVEGQSLKKEKVQQKTAELHDQLSDLQARLYAEGKQSLLVVLQARDGGGKDSTVRRVIGAFNPNGVHVANFKQPTPLELQHDFLWRIHQEAPSQGMVAVFNRSHYEDVLVTRVNGLITPEKAQQNLEHIVHFERLLADAGTRIVKFYLHLSPEEQKARLQDRLDDPSKHWKFDPSDLQAREHWHDYTAAYEDAFTSSRDYAPWYIIPADRKWLRDYLISEVLVQLLEEMNPQFPDAHFEATDYPLKDVPEAPQPQ; via the coding sequence ATGAAACCAACCACCTTGCAGCAATTGCTGGTGCCTTTCGGCCGCAAGATCAAGCTCAGCAGCTATTCCACCGACGACTTCCAAGTTGAGGGCCAGAGCCTCAAAAAAGAAAAAGTGCAGCAGAAAACCGCCGAACTACACGACCAGCTCAGCGACTTACAAGCCCGGCTCTATGCTGAGGGCAAACAGTCTCTGCTGGTGGTCCTGCAGGCCCGCGACGGCGGCGGCAAGGACAGCACTGTACGCCGGGTCATCGGTGCTTTCAATCCAAACGGCGTCCATGTCGCCAACTTTAAGCAGCCTACCCCGCTGGAATTGCAGCACGATTTTCTATGGCGCATCCATCAGGAAGCCCCCAGCCAGGGAATGGTAGCGGTCTTCAACCGCAGCCACTATGAAGACGTCCTGGTGACCCGGGTCAACGGGCTGATTACTCCGGAGAAGGCTCAGCAGAACCTGGAACATATTGTTCACTTTGAACGCCTGCTGGCCGACGCCGGCACCCGGATCGTCAAATTCTATCTGCACCTCAGTCCTGAAGAACAGAAAGCCCGCCTGCAGGACCGCCTGGACGATCCGTCTAAGCATTGGAAATTTGATCCCAGTGACCTACAAGCCCGAGAACACTGGCACGACTATACTGCTGCCTACGAAGACGCTTTCACGTCCAGCCGCGACTACGCACCCTGGTACATCATTCCAGCTGACCGCAAGTGGCTCCGCGACTACCTGATCAGCGAAGTGCTGGTACAGTTGCTGGAGGAGATGAACCCCCAGTTTCCTGACGCTCATTTCGAAGCCACCGATTATCCGCTTAAGGATGTTCCAGAAGCGCCTCAGCCCCAGTAA
- a CDS encoding PrsW family intramembrane metalloprotease, producing the protein MTGETLTQLWLTLALCSLLTAGWLWFFIRHDRHPEPLWLLARTFGWGVFAWLISATFEASFERWWSLPLLLTLLAAITEEGFKLVAAGSALAEPAFDEPMDGLVYAVTAALGFAYAENLTYALGFGSGVAAWHMLVTTLAHALFSAPQGYALGRYYLFGRSWWRSWGLGLSILLHFAFNTLLLDEAGWVQLLFLLSLLLLMALMARQYYRQFQAYAQAKTQ; encoded by the coding sequence ATGACGGGTGAAACCCTCACCCAGCTCTGGCTGACCCTGGCGCTCTGCAGTCTGCTGACCGCCGGATGGCTCTGGTTCTTTATCCGGCATGACCGTCACCCCGAACCGCTCTGGTTGCTGGCGCGGACCTTCGGCTGGGGCGTCTTTGCCTGGCTAATATCGGCCACTTTCGAAGCCAGCTTCGAGCGCTGGTGGAGTTTGCCCCTGCTTCTGACATTGCTGGCAGCGATTACCGAAGAGGGCTTCAAGCTGGTGGCTGCCGGAAGTGCACTGGCCGAACCCGCTTTCGACGAGCCGATGGATGGTCTGGTTTACGCGGTCACGGCAGCGCTAGGCTTTGCATACGCTGAGAACCTCACCTACGCTCTGGGCTTTGGCAGCGGCGTGGCGGCTTGGCACATGCTGGTTACTACGCTGGCCCATGCCCTGTTCAGTGCGCCACAGGGGTACGCGCTGGGCCGCTATTACCTGTTTGGCCGCAGCTGGTGGCGCTCATGGGGGTTGGGGCTCAGCATTCTGCTGCACTTTGCCTTTAACACTCTGCTGTTGGATGAAGCTGGCTGGGTGCAGCTGCTCTTTCTGCTGTCCTTGTTGCTGTTGATGGCTCTGATGGCTCGGCAGTATTACCGACAGTTTCAGGCTTATGCTCAGGCCAAAACTCAGTAG
- the ruvC gene encoding crossover junction endodeoxyribonuclease RuvC yields the protein MRVLGVDPGLANLGLGVVEGDVRRAACLHQECVTTPSSQEMGQRLLTLHQHVSAVLDEFQPDVVAMEDQILRRQADVAFKVGQAYGVVQLTCGQRGLPVYGYGPMQVKKALVGTGRAEKAQVIYMVKANLGLRALANNHAADALALALTHLASAPLASRGALEVALQAAERRSRR from the coding sequence ATGAGGGTCCTGGGCGTGGACCCTGGACTGGCGAATCTGGGCCTCGGCGTGGTGGAAGGAGATGTTCGCCGCGCCGCCTGCCTGCATCAGGAGTGCGTGACCACCCCCAGCTCACAGGAGATGGGCCAGCGCCTGCTGACTCTGCATCAGCATGTATCAGCTGTATTGGATGAATTTCAGCCGGACGTCGTTGCCATGGAAGACCAGATTCTGCGCCGTCAGGCAGACGTGGCCTTTAAGGTGGGGCAGGCATACGGCGTGGTGCAGCTCACCTGTGGGCAGCGTGGGCTGCCGGTCTACGGTTATGGCCCCATGCAGGTCAAGAAAGCCTTAGTGGGTACCGGCCGGGCCGAAAAGGCACAGGTCATCTATATGGTCAAAGCCAATCTGGGGCTGCGTGCGCTGGCAAACAACCACGCCGCCGATGCTCTGGCGCTGGCCCTGACCCACCTGGCCTCTGCTCCGCTGGCCAGCCGTGGTGCCCTGGAAGTGGCACTGCAGGCCGCCGAACGCCGCAGTCGCCGCTAA
- a CDS encoding HesB/IscA family protein — protein sequence MTAELFPAATQPAEPKAITISDFGAQKAQSILAGSGKTDAGVRVFIKSGGCSGYQYGMAIDDRELEGDTIVYDRGVKLLVDQASLALLRGSEVDFVENLMGGGFTVHNPNATSSCGCGHSFRTDGVTAPEGEGGSCHS from the coding sequence ATGACGGCAGAACTGTTTCCAGCGGCGACCCAGCCCGCCGAGCCTAAGGCCATCACCATCAGCGATTTCGGTGCCCAGAAGGCCCAGAGCATTCTGGCCGGCAGCGGCAAGACGGACGCAGGGGTGCGCGTATTTATCAAGAGCGGTGGGTGTAGCGGCTATCAGTACGGCATGGCCATTGACGACCGCGAACTTGAGGGCGACACCATCGTGTACGACCGTGGCGTAAAGCTGCTGGTAGATCAGGCCAGCCTGGCCCTGCTGCGCGGCAGCGAGGTGGACTTTGTCGAGAACCTGATGGGCGGCGGCTTTACGGTCCATAACCCTAATGCCACCAGCTCCTGCGGCTGCGGCCACTCCTTCCGCACCGACGGCGTCACTGCCCCGGAAGGAGAAGGCGGCTCCTGCCACAGCTGA
- a CDS encoding DdrH, whose protein sequence is MSNAYAEWFAQVEKDYGDQLSEMTLPDGLPEHLADLMEAGDQEAVLFMLKVAWQLGAQAGLSAGVRLAKHGQLPQRDTSPSSGLKA, encoded by the coding sequence ATGAGTAACGCTTATGCTGAGTGGTTCGCCCAGGTTGAAAAGGACTACGGCGACCAGCTGTCCGAGATGACGCTGCCCGACGGCCTGCCCGAGCATCTGGCTGACCTGATGGAAGCCGGGGACCAGGAAGCCGTCCTATTCATGCTGAAAGTGGCCTGGCAGCTGGGCGCCCAGGCCGGGCTCTCGGCCGGAGTGCGGCTGGCCAAGCACGGTCAGCTGCCGCAGCGGGATACCAGCCCATCCAGCGGCCTGAAAGCCTGA
- the minD gene encoding septum site-determining protein MinD: MDAKVIVVTSGKGGVGKTTTTANIGAALAKQGEKTAVIDVDVGLRNLDVVMGLESRVVFDLIDVLEGKCKLNQALIRDKRVENLYLMPASQTRDKDALDPEVFKQVIDRLLNEEGFDRILVDSPAGIESGFKTAAAPAQGALVVVNPEVSSVRDADRIIGLLEAHQVGEIRLVINRLRPAMVASGNMLSEADMVNILNVKPIGIIPEDDGIIVSTNVGEPAVLGTSKAGQAFMDTARRIRGEDVPFPVYDEEPAGGFWAKLRRLLGGG; encoded by the coding sequence ATGGACGCCAAAGTCATCGTAGTGACCTCGGGCAAGGGGGGGGTCGGCAAGACCACCACCACCGCCAACATCGGTGCGGCCCTGGCCAAACAGGGCGAAAAGACCGCCGTTATCGACGTGGACGTGGGCCTGCGTAACCTGGACGTGGTGATGGGCCTGGAAAGCCGGGTGGTTTTTGACCTGATCGACGTGCTGGAAGGCAAGTGCAAACTGAACCAGGCGCTGATCCGCGACAAGCGGGTGGAAAACCTCTACCTGATGCCAGCCTCACAGACCCGCGACAAGGACGCGCTGGACCCGGAAGTGTTCAAGCAGGTGATTGACCGCCTGCTGAACGAGGAAGGCTTCGACCGGATTCTGGTGGACAGCCCGGCCGGGATCGAGTCCGGTTTCAAGACGGCCGCCGCGCCGGCGCAGGGCGCCCTGGTCGTGGTGAACCCGGAAGTCTCCAGCGTGCGTGACGCCGACCGGATCATCGGGCTGCTGGAAGCACACCAGGTGGGCGAAATCCGGCTGGTGATCAACCGCCTGCGGCCGGCCATGGTTGCCAGCGGCAACATGCTGAGCGAAGCCGATATGGTGAACATCCTCAACGTCAAGCCGATCGGCATCATTCCCGAAGATGACGGTATCATCGTTTCGACCAACGTGGGCGAGCCGGCGGTGCTGGGCACCTCCAAAGCGGGGCAGGCCTTTATGGACACGGCGCGGCGCATTCGCGGCGAGGACGTGCCCTTCCCGGTTTACGACGAGGAACCGGCCGGCGGCTTCTGGGCCAAATTGCGCCGGCTGCTGGGAGGCGGCTGA
- the minE gene encoding cell division topological specificity factor MinE, translating into MFGWFKSREDRSKEALRDRLELVLAYDRANVSPGKIDALRADLLEVVRKHFPAGESSIEVEQMGDKMVLSANIPLESGTRPSPKHT; encoded by the coding sequence ATGTTCGGGTGGTTCAAGAGCCGCGAGGACCGCAGCAAGGAAGCCCTGCGCGACCGGCTGGAGCTGGTACTGGCCTATGACCGCGCCAACGTATCGCCGGGCAAAATCGACGCGCTGCGGGCCGACCTGCTGGAAGTGGTGCGCAAGCACTTCCCGGCCGGCGAAAGCTCGATTGAGGTGGAACAGATGGGCGACAAGATGGTGCTGTCGGCCAATATCCCGCTGGAAAGTGGCACCCGCCCCAGCCCCAAGCACACCTGA
- a CDS encoding aldo/keto reductase family protein, which translates to MDYRKLGKSGLKVSEVALGGWVTYGHSVHEQQTVRDIVHRAYDSGVNFFDQADVYAKGKSEEMMGAVLGELPRHTLVLSSKVYWPMSDDVNDQGLSRKHVLESIDKSLQRLGTDYLDIYFAHRYDPSVPMEEIVMAFDQVIRDGKALYWGTSMWPAARIAQAVEFARAHGLHAPVVEQPEYSMIARERVENEILPYTEDAGVGLVVWSPLAMGLLTGKYDNGVPEGARLGENENWAKKFLTDENVQRVRDLKPIADDLGLTRAQLALAWILRQKGVSSVITGATKVSQIEDTVKAGGVKLSADVVARIEDILGGSAR; encoded by the coding sequence ATGGATTACCGCAAACTGGGTAAGAGTGGTCTGAAGGTCTCGGAAGTGGCGCTGGGCGGCTGGGTGACCTACGGGCACAGCGTGCACGAGCAGCAGACGGTGCGCGACATCGTTCACCGGGCGTACGACTCGGGCGTCAACTTCTTTGACCAGGCCGACGTGTATGCCAAGGGCAAGAGCGAGGAGATGATGGGCGCCGTGCTGGGCGAACTGCCCCGCCACACCCTGGTGCTGTCCAGCAAGGTCTACTGGCCCATGAGCGACGACGTGAACGACCAGGGCCTCAGCCGTAAGCACGTGCTGGAAAGCATCGACAAGAGCCTGCAGCGCCTGGGCACCGATTACCTGGATATCTACTTCGCGCACCGCTACGACCCCAGCGTACCGATGGAAGAAATCGTGATGGCCTTTGACCAGGTGATCCGCGACGGCAAGGCCCTTTACTGGGGCACCTCGATGTGGCCGGCGGCCCGGATTGCGCAGGCGGTGGAATTTGCCCGCGCCCACGGCCTACACGCGCCGGTGGTGGAACAGCCTGAATACTCCATGATTGCCCGTGAGCGGGTGGAAAACGAAATCCTGCCCTACACCGAGGATGCCGGCGTGGGCCTGGTGGTGTGGAGCCCGCTGGCGATGGGCCTGCTGACCGGCAAGTACGACAACGGCGTGCCGGAAGGTGCCCGCCTGGGCGAGAACGAGAACTGGGCCAAGAAGTTCCTGACCGATGAAAACGTGCAGCGGGTGCGCGACCTCAAGCCCATCGCCGACGATCTGGGCCTGACCCGCGCCCAGCTGGCCCTGGCCTGGATTCTGCGGCAAAAGGGCGTCAGCAGCGTGATTACTGGCGCCACCAAGGTGAGCCAGATCGAGGACACCGTCAAGGCCGGCGGCGTGAAACTGAGTGCCGATGTGGTGGCCCGCATCGAAGATATTCTGGGTGGCAGCGCCCGCTGA
- a CDS encoding ferredoxin, which translates to MPHVITSPCIGVKDQACTEVCPVECIYDGGDQFLIHPDECIDCGACVPACPVNAIYPEEDVPEEETPFIAKNAEFFGV; encoded by the coding sequence ATGCCTCACGTCATCACTTCCCCCTGCATCGGTGTCAAGGACCAAGCCTGCACCGAAGTCTGCCCCGTCGAGTGCATCTACGACGGCGGTGATCAGTTCCTGATTCACCCCGATGAATGCATCGACTGCGGCGCCTGCGTGCCCGCCTGCCCGGTCAACGCCATCTACCCCGAAGAGGACGTGCCCGAAGAAGAAACGCCTTTTATCGCCAAGAACGCTGAATTCTTCGGCGTCTGA
- a CDS encoding NTP transferase domain-containing protein, whose protein sequence is MTASASAQYQALILGGGDPGDPFAAAHGVPVKALVPVAGEPMALHVLRTVRDSGRVGRVAYIGPTTSEMDALIDLKLPDTGRLIDNLSSGLEALGDQAGRALVLTADIPMLSPAQLNDVLDQAALLPGAGLLYPVVPRQACEAAYPGVKRTFVRVKDGTFTGGNLFLFDPQLVGRFLPKLRAVLDARKAPLKLAALIGPGVLLRLLTGQLTVRRLEEAVSRLLGVEARAIITPHAAVGTDVDKDSDLALAEAELARRA, encoded by the coding sequence ATGACCGCTTCCGCTTCCGCGCAGTACCAAGCCCTGATTCTCGGCGGGGGTGATCCGGGTGACCCGTTTGCCGCCGCCCACGGGGTGCCGGTCAAGGCGCTGGTGCCGGTGGCCGGCGAGCCGATGGCGCTGCACGTGCTGCGGACGGTCCGGGATAGTGGCCGGGTGGGCCGGGTCGCCTACATCGGCCCGACCACCTCCGAGATGGACGCCCTGATCGATTTGAAACTGCCCGACACCGGCCGCCTGATTGATAATCTCTCGTCTGGCCTGGAAGCGCTGGGGGATCAGGCCGGCCGGGCGCTGGTCCTGACCGCCGACATTCCGATGCTCTCGCCCGCGCAGCTGAACGATGTGCTGGACCAGGCCGCACTCCTGCCCGGCGCGGGGCTGCTGTATCCGGTGGTGCCGCGTCAGGCCTGCGAGGCCGCCTATCCCGGCGTCAAGCGCACCTTCGTGCGGGTCAAAGACGGCACTTTTACCGGCGGCAACCTGTTTCTGTTTGATCCCCAGCTGGTCGGGCGCTTCCTGCCCAAGCTGCGGGCGGTGCTGGACGCCCGTAAAGCGCCGCTCAAACTGGCAGCTTTGATCGGTCCCGGGGTCCTGCTGCGGTTGCTGACCGGTCAGCTGACGGTGCGCCGGCTGGAGGAGGCGGTCAGCCGCCTGCTGGGGGTCGAAGCCCGGGCCATCATCACCCCACACGCCGCCGTGGGCACCGACGTGGACAAGGACTCAGACCTGGCCTTGGCCGAAGCTGAGCTGGCCCGCCGCGCCTGA